A single region of the Silene latifolia isolate original U9 population chromosome 8, ASM4854445v1, whole genome shotgun sequence genome encodes:
- the LOC141594710 gene encoding uncharacterized protein LOC141594710 has protein sequence MTKSRPQNCVCSDVGRDRLSEMPDLIIINILSCMPTIDAVRTVLLRRFGNLWTFVHSLKFYMDEYLAIFQDDSPISDMDDYYDSPISDMDDDDYDSPLSDMDDYYDSPMSDMDDYYHRTMWDYINTGNPHIKWFCSFVRNVLMLHKNLSIDIFHLCIGSDDREEFDNDDDYYNIVHQLSLNVPNLRSLYLEFDVWLLNIADVSSVRDCYVNYSTFHINRDEVVAINQMLFGKLQGTEVLQLSCDASKKFLHSIELEALQSRWKRVVMELDHFCASCLSGMYHLIESSQQLEELIIYTTKNFLACIDLDRIKHLRPCVTSQLKTITLHGYLKSWRKSWTSQLEESRGG, from the exons ATGACGAAATCAAGGCCTCAAAACTGTGTATGTTCCGATGTCGGCCGAGATAGGTTGAGTGAAATGCCAGATTTAATAATTATTAACATTCTCTCATGTATGCCTACAATAGATGCTGTTAGAACTGTTTTACTTCGTCGTTTTGGAAATCTTTGGACCTTTGTTCATTCTCTTAAGTTTTACATGGATGAATACCTTGCAATCTTTCAGGATGATTCTCCGATATCTGACATGGATGATTACTATGATTCTCCGATATCTGACATGGATGATGATGACTATGATTCTCCGCTGTCTGACATGGATGATTACTATGATTCTCCAATGTCTGACATGGATGATTATTACCATAGAACCATGTGGGATTATATAAACACTGGCAATCCTCATATTAAGTGGTTCTGTTCTTTCGTCCGCAATGTGCTGATGCTTCACAAAAACCTCTCAATTGATATATTTCATCTTTGTATAGGGTCTGACGACAGGGAGGAGTTTGAT aatgatgatgattattataaCATTGTCCATCAACTGTCACTTAACGTCCCTAATCTTAGAAGTTTGTATTTGGAATTTGATGTCTGGCTACTAAACATAGCTGATGTTTCATCTGTTCGTGATTGCTACGTCAATTATTCAACCTTCCATATCAATCGCGATGAAGTAGTCGCAATTAATCAAATGTTGTTCGGAAAGTTACAAGGTACAGAAGTTCTTCAACTGTCCTGTGATGCTTCTAAG AAATTTCTCCATTCAATAGAATTGGAGGCTTTACAAAGTCGATGGAAGCGAGTAGTCATGGAATTGGATCACTTTTGCGCAAGCTGCCTCTCGGGCATGTATCATTTGATAGAAAGCTCACAACAATTGGAAGAACTCATTATATACACCACAAAG AATTTCCTAGCGTGTATCGATTTGGATCGTATCAAACATCTTCGTCCCTGTGTGACGTCACAACTTAAGACCATCACCCTGCATGGCTATTTGAAGTCCTGGAGGAAGTCTTGGACGAGTCAGCTTGAAGAAAGCAGAGGAGGTTGA
- the LOC141594712 gene encoding FBD-associated F-box protein At4g13985-like has translation MTKSRPQKRVSSKDEADVGQDRLSELPDDVIINILSCLPTIDAVRTVLLRRFGNLWTFVHSLKFYMDEYLAIFQDDSPISDMDDYYDSPISDMDDDYYDSPLSDMDDYYDSPMSDMDDYYHRTMWDYKNTGNPHIKWFCSFVRNVLMLHKNLSIDIFHLCIGSNDREEFDVRVFLRSALDIRQAKEIRLSTSNYDYNRGLIFPNNFKLTSQFLVTLDFDYFIFKGEFQVELVSLKKLSLNHVCMSDANFQRFVSGCSSLQELVIVNPFWMNNLSFSAPNINKLSLVIMKNDDDYYNIVHQLSLNVPNLRSLYLEFDVWLLNITDVSSVRDCYVNYSTFHINRDEVVAINQMLFGKLQGTEVLQLSCDASKKFLHSIELEALQSRWKRVVMELDHFCASCLSGMYHLIESSQQLEELIIYTTKNFLACIDLDRIKHLRPCVTSQLKTITLHGYSKSWRKSWTSQLQLIEFLLKTAATLDKLVIVPVKSLKKAEEVEFVNHVSSFEMSSPTVRVIFA, from the exons ATGACGAAATCAAGACCTCAAAAACGTGTATCGTCAAAAGATGAAGCTGATGTCGGCCAAGATAGGTTGAGTGAATTGCCAGATGATGTAATTATCAACATTCTCTCATGTCTGCCTACAATAGATGCTGTTAGAACTGTTTTACTTCGTCGTTTTGGAAATCTTTGGACCTTTGTTCATTCTCTTAAGTTTTACATGGATGAATACCTTGCAATCTTTCAGGATGATTCTCCGATATCTGACATGGATGATTACTATGATTCTCCGATATCTGACATGGATGATGATTACTATGATTCTCCGCTGTCTGACATGGATGATTACTATGATTCTCCAATGTCTGACATGGATGATTATTACCATAGAACCATGTGGGATTATAAAAACACTGGCAATCCTCATATTAAGTGGTTCTGTTCTTTCGTCCGCAATGTGCTGATGCTTCACAAAAACCTCTCAATTGATATATTTCATCTTTGTATAGGATCTAACGACAGGGAGGAGTTTGATGTAAGAGTATTTTTGAGATCCGCGTTAGACATAAGACAAGCTAAAGAAATCAGATTATCTACCTCCAACTATGATTACAATCGAGGATTGATTTTCCCTAATAATTTTAAGTTAACGAGTCAATTTCTTGTTACACTTGATTTCGATTATTTCATATTCAAGGGAGAGTTTCAAGTCGAATTAGTATCTCTAAAGAAGTTGTCACTTAACCATGTTTGTATGAGTGACGCAAATTTCCAAAGGTTTGTATCTGGATGCTCTTCGTTACAAGAACTGGTTATTGTGAATCCTTTTTGGATGAATAACTTAAGTTTTAGTGCTCCAAACATTAATAAGTTATCGCTTGTTATTATGaagaatgatgatgattattataaCATTGTCCATCAACTGTCACTTAACGTCCCTAATCTTAGAAGTTTGTATTTGGAATTTGATGTCTGGCTACTAAACATAACTGATGTTTCATCTGTTCGTGATTGCTACGTCAATTATTCAACCTTCCATATCAATCGCGATGAAGTAGTCGCAATTAATCAAATGTTGTTCGGAAAGTTACAAGGTACTGAAGTTCTTCAACTATCCTGTGATGCTTCTAAG AAATTTCTCCATTCAATAGAATTGGAGGCTTTACAAAGTCGATGGAAGCGAGTAGTCATGGAATTGGATCACTTTTGCGCAAGCTGCCTCTCGGGCATGTATCATTTGATAGAAAGCTCACAACAATTGGAAGAACTCATTATATACACCACAAAG AATTTCCTAGCGTGTATCGATTTGGATCGTATCAAACATCTTCGTCCCTGTGTGACGTCACAACTTAAGACCATCACCCTGCATGGCTATTCGAAGTCCTGGAGGAAGTCTTGGACGAGTCAGCTTCAACTTATAGAATTCTTGCTTAAAACCGCAGCTACTTTGGACAAATTGGTAATTGTCCCCGTGAAGTCATTGAAGAAAGCAGAGGAGGTTGAATTTGTTAACCATGTCTCAAGCTTCGAGATGTCCTCGCCAACTGTCAGGGTAATCTTTGCTTGA
- the LOC141594133 gene encoding F-box/FBD/LRR-repeat protein At5g56420-like produces MTLKTQKRIRLSEDNVDRDRLGEMPDDVLVRILSCLPIIDAVRTVLLRRFGNLWTLIHTLEFDMSGYLDNFCRWECNNKHIEWFCRFVRNVLILHQNLCIDKFHVCIDFDSCYERQMAGPDISMWSRFALCRQAKEIKISDECNNDFGTSSILPKFTSQSLVTLELDSCAYDGEFQVDLGCLKKLSLNRVSMTDENFQRFISGCPSLHELIIANPFGMKKLSLIAPNIDKWSRPMLLYFPNLQNLYLEINNGWLLDFIDVSSVHNIYIKNLNFFMNFDDEIPTINQVLVGRFQSIEVFQLSCDASKEFLDEIQNLQLLECRWRRIVLELQDFCESCLLGVYHLMNSLKHLEELVIYSTEDFKASDNLLRVELPSSYVTPQLKTITIHGYEKSWMSQLQLVKLLLKSAAALDKLVIIPMKRHLTKPEELDFVKKLSSFPKASPSARVIFA; encoded by the exons ATGACATTAAAGACGCAAAAGCGTATACGTTTGTCAGAGGATAATGTCGACCGAGATAGGTTGGGTGAAATGCCAGATGATGTACTCGTGCGCATTCTTTCATGTCTGCCTATTATTGATGCTGTTAGAACTGTTTTACTTCGTCGCTTCGGAAACCTTTGGACCTTGATTCATACCCTTGAGTTTGATATGAGCGGATACCTCGACAATTTCTGTCGTTGGGAATGCAATAACAAACATATTGAGTGGTTCTGTCGTTTTGTCCGCAACGTGCTCATACTTCATCAAAACCTCTGCATTGATAAATTTCATGTTTGTATTGATTTCGACTCTTGTTATGAAAGACAAATGGCTGGTCCTGATATAAGTATGTGGTCGAGGTTTGCGTTGTGTCGACAAGCCAAGGAGATCAAAATATCTGATGAATGCAACAATGACTTTGGTACCAGTTCGATCTTGCCTAAGTTCACGAGTCAATCTCTTGTCACACTTGAACTCGATTCTTGTGCATATGATGGAGAATTTCAAGTCGACTTAGGATGCCTAAAGAAGTTGTCACTTAACCGTGTTTCGATGACTGATGAAAATTTCCAAAGATTTATATCTGGATGCCCGTCGTTACATGAACTCATTATTGCGAATCCTTTTGGGATGAAAAAGCTGAGTTTAATTGCTCCAAATATTGATAAATGGAGTCGTCCTATGTTGCTTTACTTCCCCAACCTCCAAAATTTGTATTTGGAAATTAATAATGGTTGGCTACTGGATTTCATTGATGTTTCATCTGTCCATAACATCTACATCAAAAATTTGAACTTTTTCATGAATTTTGACGACGAAATACCTACGATAAATCAAGTGTTGGTAGGAAGGTTTCAAAGTATTGAAGTTTTTCAATTATCATGTGATGCTTCTAAG GAATTCCTCGATGAGATACAAAATTTGCAGTTGTTAGAATGTAGATGGAGGCGTATTGTTCTTGAATTGCAGGACTTCTGCGAAAGCTGCCTCTTAGGCGTTTATCATTTGATGAATAGTTTAAAACACTTGGAAGAACTCGTTATATACTCCACAGAA GATTTCAAAGCCAGTGACAATTTACTCCGCGTAGAACTTCCTTCCTCATATGTGACACCACAACTCAAGACCATCACAATCCATGGCTATGAGAAATCTTGGATGAGTCAGCTTCAACTTGTAAAACTCTTGCTCAAAAGTGCAGCTGCCTTGGACAAATTGGTAATTATCCCCATGAAACGTCATCTGACGAAACCAGAAGAGCTGGACTTTGTTAAGAAGTTGTCGAGCTTCCCGAAGGCCTCACCAAGTGCCAGGGTAATCTTTGCTTGA
- the LOC141594130 gene encoding F-box/FBD/LRR-repeat protein At1g13570-like, with the protein MKFCPQKHICSSKDDRDKLSELQDDLIVNILSYMPIVDAVRTVLLRRFGNLWTFIHTLNFDYDEFRDKLGIKGNTQHNWICRFIRNVLTLHQNPSINTFNLRIEFDKAAVDDLSEWFRFALDRQAKEIRLSDGSDECDFYIDCSSTLRNLTSQFLVTLELENCKLEGELQVNLRSLKKLSLYSIDMSDEIFEGFISGCPSLQELVIEDPYWTNNLSFSAPNIEKLSLFLTCEVQSCLFLTCVNCFSINFPNLISLYLEIDIWELNIIDVSSVRDIYVKYFEVSVNLHDDESFTIKKMFGKLENIEVFQLSNDASKPFLYAIQDVPLLRHKWKRIVLQLQELSNSCLSGIYYLMRSLKQLEELDIYTTKAFDAGTNLHRLELPSPYVTPQLKTITLHGYGKTWRSQLQLIEFLLKSAAALDKLVIVPMKGHRLKAEEELEFVKNVANFPRASPSARVVFA; encoded by the exons ATGAAATTTTGTCCTCAAAAGCATATATGTTCGTCAAAGGATGACCGAGATAAGTTGAGTGAATTACAAGATGATCTTATTGTCAACATTCTCTCCTATATGCCTATTGTAGATGCTGTTAGAACTGTTTTACTTCGTCGTTTCGGAAACCTTTGGACCTTTATTCATACTCTTAACTTTGACTATGATGAATTTCGGGACAAGTTAGGTATTAAGGGAAACACCCAACATAACTGGATCTGTCGTTTCATCCGCAATGTGCTGACGCTTCACCAAAATCCGTCCATTAATACATTTAATCTTCGTATAGAGTTCGACAAGGCGGCTGTGGATGATCTGAGTGAATGGTTCAGGTTTGCGTTGGATAGACAAGCCAAGGAAATCAGATTATCTGATGGAAGTGATGAATGTGATTTTTATATTGATTGCAGTTCGACCTTGCGTAACTTGACGAGCCAATTTCTAGTTACACTTGAACTCGAGAATTGCAAATTAGAGGGTGAGTTGCAAGTTAATTTGAGATCTCTAAAGAAGTTGTCACTTTACTCGATTGATATGAGTGATGAAATTTTCGAAGGATTTATATCTGGATGTCCTTCCCTACAAGAACTGGTTATTGAGGATCCTTATTGGACGAATAACCTAAGTTTTAGTGCTCCAAACATTGAAAAATTATCTCTCTTTCTTACGTGTGAGGTCCAATCATGTCTCTTTCTTACGTGTGTCAATTGTTTTTCGATTAATTTCCCCAACCTTATTAGTTTGTATTTGGAAATTGACATTTGGGAACTAAACATCATTGACGTTTCATCTGTTCGCGATATCTACGTCAAATATTTTGAAGTTTCTGTGAATTTACATGACGATGAATCATTTACAATCAAGAAAATGTTCGGAAAACTTGAAAATATTGAAGTTTTTCAACTGTCAAATGATGCTTCTAAG CCATTCCTCTATGCAATACAAGATGTACCGCTTTTACGACATAAATGGAAGCGTATAGTTTTGCAGTTGCAGGAGCTCTCTAACAGCTGCCTTTCCGGGATCTATTATTTGATGAGAAGTCTAAAACAGTTGGAAGAACTCGATATATACACGACAAAG GCTTTCGATGCTGGTACGAATTTACACCGACTAGAACTTCCTTCTCCTTATGTGACGCCACAACTTAAGACAATCACCTTGCATGGCTATGGGAAAACTTGGAGGAGTCAGCTTCAGTTAATAGAATTCTTGCTCAAAAGCGCAGCTGCCTTGGACAAATTGGTAATTGTCCCCATGAAAGGTCATCGATTAAAAGCAGAAGAGGAGCTTGAATTTGTTAAGAATGTTGCCAACTTCCCGAGGGCCTCACCAAGTGCCAGAGTAGTCTTTGCTTGA
- the LOC141594131 gene encoding putative F-box/LRR-repeat protein At5g41630 encodes MTTRTKKGIRSSEENVDRDRLTEMPDEIIVRILSCMPIIDAVRTVLLRRFGNLWAFIHSLNFDYDEFRDKLGIKGKTQHNWICRFIRNVLTLHQNPSINTFNLRIEFDKAAVDDLSEWFRFALDRQAKEIRLSNGSDECDFYIDCSSILRNLTSQFLVTLELENCKLEGELQVNLGSLKKLSLYSIDMSDEIFEGFISGCPSLQELVIEDPFWTNDLSFSAPNIEKLSLFLTCEVQSSLFLTCVNSFSINFPNLISLYLEIDIWELNIIDVSSVRDIYVKYFYVSVNLHDDESFTIKKMFGKLENIEVFQLSNDASKPFLHAIQDV; translated from the exons ATGACAACAAGGACCAAAAAGGGTATACGTTCGTCAGAGGAGAACGTTGACCGAGATAGGTTGACTGAAATGCCAGATGAAATAATTGTGCGCATTCTTTCATGTATGCCTATCATCGATGCTGTTAGAACTGTTTTACTTCGTCGTTTCGGAAACCTTTGGGCCTTTATTCATAGTCTTAACTTTGACTATGATGAATTTCGGGACAAGTTAGGTATTAAGGGAAAAACCCAACATAACTGGATCTGTCGTTTCATCCGCAATGTGCTGACGCTTCACCAAAATCCGTCCATTAATACATTTAATCTTCGTATAGAGTTCGACAAGGCGGCTGTGGATGATCTGAGTGAATGGTTCAGGTTTGCGTTGGATAGACAAGCCAAGGAAATCAGATTATCTAATGGAAGTGATGAATGTGATTTTTATATTGATTGCAGTTCGATCTTGCGTAACTTGACGAGCCAATTTCTAGTTACACTTGAACTCGAGAATTGCAAATTAGAGGGTGAGTTGCAAGTTAATTTGGGATCTCTAAAGAAGTTGTCACTTTACTCGATTGATATGAGTGATGAAATTTTCGAAGGATTTATATCTGGATGTCCTTCTCTACAAGAACTGGTTATTGAGGATCCTTTTTGGACGAATGACCTAAGTTTTAGTGCTCCAAACATTGAAAAATTATCTCTCTTTCTTACGTGTGAGGTCCAATCATCTCTCTTTCTTACGTGTGTCAATTCTTTTTCGATTAATTTCCCCAACCTTATTAGTTTGTATTTGGAAATCGACATTTGGGAACTAAACATCATTGACGTTTCATCTGTTCGCGATATCTACGTCAAATATTTTTATGTTTCTGTGAATTTACATGACGATGAATCATTTACAATCAAGAAAATGTTCGGAAAACTTGAAAATATTGAAGTTTTTCAACTGTCAAATGATGCTTCTAAG CCATTCCTCCATGCAATACAAGATGTATAG